One window of the Halorussus sp. MSC15.2 genome contains the following:
- a CDS encoding ZIP family metal transporter: MATLVGVAASSALVVGAVLGTYWRPPTEVVAAALAFSAGALITAVAYDLFEDAFKTGGIWLAGGGLLVGAAAFIVADAKLEAEYDEESSGWALVAAVTLDGVPENLALGVALIGSSVGQILALLGAIFASNLPEALGGAQNMKENGRSNRFAVGVWVATGVVLAASVVVGNVVFAQFGKTPLAAVRAFAGGAVLASVADEVMPDAYEAGGPYVAFGTVAGFLTTFVLS; the protein is encoded by the coding sequence ATGGCGACGCTCGTCGGAGTGGCGGCGTCGAGCGCGCTGGTCGTCGGCGCGGTGTTGGGGACCTACTGGCGACCGCCGACGGAGGTAGTCGCTGCCGCGCTCGCGTTCTCCGCCGGCGCGCTCATCACCGCAGTCGCCTACGACCTCTTCGAGGACGCGTTCAAAACCGGGGGAATCTGGCTCGCTGGCGGCGGTCTGTTGGTCGGCGCGGCGGCGTTCATCGTCGCCGACGCCAAACTCGAAGCCGAGTACGACGAGGAGTCGTCGGGGTGGGCGCTCGTGGCCGCGGTGACGCTCGACGGCGTCCCCGAGAACCTCGCGCTCGGGGTGGCGCTCATCGGGAGTTCCGTGGGGCAGATTCTGGCGCTCCTCGGGGCCATCTTCGCCTCGAACCTGCCGGAGGCGCTCGGCGGCGCGCAGAACATGAAGGAGAACGGTCGGTCGAATCGGTTCGCCGTCGGCGTCTGGGTCGCCACCGGCGTCGTGTTGGCGGCGTCGGTCGTCGTCGGCAACGTCGTGTTCGCGCAGTTCGGCAAGACTCCGCTGGCGGCGGTCCGGGCGTTCGCGGGCGGGGCGGTGCTCGCCTCGGTCGCCGACGAGGTGATGCCGGACGCGTACGAGGCGGGCGGTCCCTACGTCGCCTTCGGCACGGTAGCCGGGTTCCTGACGACGTTCGTACTGTCGTGA
- a CDS encoding MOSC domain-containing protein yields MSDWHGDHPVTVLGEADPHLAHVQYFPVKSLDAELRERATLSTDGALAGDREWAVLDRPADAPYDPDAADVGGSGDYVNGKKTDAVHRLRSEFHPRDEGGPAVTLREQGDREGEARRFDLAETGDDEAAVHADLNAWLSDYFGREVSVRRDETGQHDDRKRHGPTVVSTATLREVAAWFDFDLDSARRRFRANLEIGGVPPFWEDRLFGDTGEVVRFRVGDAELTGVHPCQRCVVPGRDPDTGAETPDFRETFVRRREETMPAWTAGDRFDHAFRLMVNTHVPEASDGASIEVGDSVERLDVRSV; encoded by the coding sequence ATGTCCGATTGGCACGGCGACCACCCGGTTACCGTACTCGGCGAGGCCGACCCGCACCTCGCGCACGTCCAGTACTTCCCCGTCAAGTCGCTCGACGCGGAACTCCGCGAGCGAGCGACGCTCTCGACAGACGGTGCGCTCGCGGGCGACCGCGAGTGGGCCGTACTCGACCGCCCCGCCGACGCGCCCTACGACCCCGACGCGGCCGACGTCGGCGGGAGCGGCGACTACGTCAACGGGAAGAAGACCGACGCGGTCCACCGCCTCCGCTCGGAGTTTCACCCCCGTGACGAGGGCGGCCCGGCGGTCACGCTCCGGGAACAGGGTGACCGCGAGGGCGAGGCCCGGCGCTTCGACCTCGCCGAGACCGGGGACGACGAGGCCGCGGTCCACGCCGACCTGAACGCGTGGCTCTCGGACTACTTCGGCCGGGAGGTCAGCGTCCGGCGCGACGAGACCGGCCAGCACGACGACCGAAAGCGCCACGGGCCGACCGTCGTCTCGACGGCGACGCTCCGGGAGGTCGCGGCGTGGTTCGACTTCGACCTCGACTCGGCACGGAGACGGTTCCGCGCCAACCTCGAAATCGGTGGCGTGCCGCCGTTCTGGGAGGACCGCCTGTTCGGTGACACCGGCGAAGTCGTCCGGTTCCGCGTCGGCGACGCCGAACTCACCGGTGTCCACCCCTGCCAGCGCTGCGTCGTCCCCGGCCGCGACCCGGACACGGGCGCGGAGACGCCCGACTTCCGGGAGACGTTCGTGCGCCGACGCGAGGAGACGATGCCCGCGTGGACCGCGGGCGACCGATTCGACCACGCGTTCCGATTGATGGTCAACACCCACGTCCCCGAGGCGTCCGACGGGGCGAGCATCGAGGTCGGCGACTCGGTGGAGCGACTCGACGTGCGGTCGGTGTGA